The following are encoded in a window of Hippoglossus stenolepis isolate QCI-W04-F060 chromosome 10, HSTE1.2, whole genome shotgun sequence genomic DNA:
- the fosaa gene encoding protein c-Fos: MFHINLTPDMDAVSPATRRTESPPAGTLCQKTPPEEASSPASSEESSAKEVGRDVGFQDAQFVPTVTAISSTPDFQWMVQPTIITSVSPSLGSKPAKEPQSSHRTAAKAGRSKGKNAARKGKAEQLSPEEEAKKRIRRERNKMAAAKCRNRRRELTDTLQVETDKLEEEKSALETEIANLLKEKERLEFILATHKPACQMSEELEAIFQEPAASLELPPSPDEDRLPEDGTQEAPSLQDMDIPSDPCTAISGNSNILLCASAEINICDLEPSLDIKEGLLDAMLPTLEERMPMETARSVPDIDLSSSLGVSDWETLYKSVSSDLEPLSTPVVTSTPTCSSYLSVFTFAYPELDSVPEGLDSHKGGGGKAESVDILNSPTLLAL; encoded by the exons ATGTTTCATATCAACTTGACGCCTGACATGGACGCAGTGTCGCCCGCCACACGCCGGACAGAGTCTCCTCCTGCCGGGACGCTGTGCCAGAAGACGCCGCCAGAGGAGGCGAGCTCTCCAGCCTCCTCAGAAGAGAGCAGTGCAAAG GAGGTTGGCCGGGATGTGGGCTTTCAGGACGCTCAGTTTGTGCCGACAGTCACTGCCATTTCCTCTACCCCAGATTTCCAGTGGATGGTCCAGCCTACGATCATCACATCTGTCTCCCCGTCTCTGGGTAGCAAACCAGCCAAGGAGCCGCAGAGCTCCCACCGCACAGCAGCCAAAGCGGGCAGGAGCAAGGGGAAGAATGCTGCGAGGAAGGGGAAAGCCGAGCAG CTCtctccagaggaggaggctaaaaagaggataaggagggagaggaaTAAAATGGCTGCAGCAAAGTGTCGCAACAGACGGAGGGAACTCACAGACACGCTGCAAGTT GAGACAgacaagctggaggaggaaaaatcAGCCCTGGAGACGGAAATAGCCAACCTGCTGAAAGAGAAGGAGCGCCTCGAATTCATCCTCGCAACCCATAAACCCGCGTGCCAAATGTCCGAAGAGCTGGAGGCTATCTTCCAGGAGCCCGCGGCATCCTTGGAGCTACCGCCCAGTCCAGACGAGGACAGACTTCCGGAGGATGGCACCCAGGAGGCTCCTTCGCTCCAGGACATGGACATCCCCAGCGACCCGTGCACAGCCATCTCTGGGAACTCCAATATCTTGCTGTGTGCCAGCGCTGAAATCAACATCTGCGATCTCGAGCCCTCGCTGGACATTAAGGAGGGGCTGCTGGACGCTATGCTGCCCACCCTGGAGGAGAGAATGCCCATGGAGACGGCTCGGTCCGTGCCAGACATAGATCTCAGCAGCTCTCTCGGGGTCTCCGACTGGGAGACCCTGTACAAGTCCGTGTCGAGCGACCTGGAGCCTCTCAGCACTCCCGTGGTGACGTCCACCCCCACCTGCAGCAGCTACCTGTCTGTGTTCACGTTTGCATATCCTGAGCTGGACTCTGTGCCAGAGGGGCTGGACAGCCATAAAGGTGGAGGGGGCAAAGCTGAGTCTGTTGACATCCTCAACTCTCCAACTCTCCTGGCCTTATAA
- the jdp2a gene encoding jun dimerization protein 2 isoform X2, translating to MLQCSRSRPPSEPHCSSSAASVFLDGRSAVVTTESDAMPGQIPDPSVTAGSLPSLGPLAGISATTLTDKLKFSDLQEFGTMLSPLHFLDSLGKRPLVIKTERDDDNDRRKRRREKNKVAAARCRNKKKERTDYLQQESERLEMLNSDLKAQIEELKQERQQLMLLLNRHRPTCIVRTDSVKTPESEANPLLQQLEDK from the exons ATGTTGCAGTGCAGCCGGAGCAGGCCTCCATCTGAGCCACATTGCAGCAGTAGTGCAGCCTCAGTGTTTCTTGATGGGAGGAGCG CTGTGGTCACGACCGAGTCTGACGCGATGCCAGGACAAATCCCAGATCCCTCTGTGACAGCAGGCTCCCTGCCCAGCCTGGGCCCGCTGGCCGGGATCTCAGCCACCACGCTGACTGACAAGCTCAAATTTAGTGACCTCCAGGAGTTTGGGACGATGCTCTCACCGCTGCACTTCCTGGACAGTCTGGGGAAAAGGCCCCTAGTCATCAAAACAGAG AGGGACGATGACAACGATAGGAGGAAACGGAGGCGAGAGAAGAACAAAGTGGCTGCAGCTCGATGtcgaaacaaaaagaaagagaggaccGATTATCTACAACAG GAGTCGGAGCGACTAGAGATGTTGAATTCCGACCTGAAAGCGCAGATTGAGGAGCTGAAGCAGGAGCGCCAGCAACTCATGCTCCTGCTCAACCGCCACCGCCCCACGTGTATTGTCAGGACAGATAGCGTCAAAACCCCGGAGAGCGAGGCGAAccccctgctgcagcagctggaggacaaGTGA
- the jdp2a gene encoding jun dimerization protein 2 isoform X1 has protein sequence MQRFPLFKIYSRPSAEQKKGHLLHLGSKSAVVTTESDAMPGQIPDPSVTAGSLPSLGPLAGISATTLTDKLKFSDLQEFGTMLSPLHFLDSLGKRPLVIKTERDDDNDRRKRRREKNKVAAARCRNKKKERTDYLQQESERLEMLNSDLKAQIEELKQERQQLMLLLNRHRPTCIVRTDSVKTPESEANPLLQQLEDK, from the exons ATGCAACGGTtcccactttttaaaatctactCTCGACCCTCGGCTGAGCAGAAGAAAGGACATTTGTTGCACCTGGGATCCAAGTCAG CTGTGGTCACGACCGAGTCTGACGCGATGCCAGGACAAATCCCAGATCCCTCTGTGACAGCAGGCTCCCTGCCCAGCCTGGGCCCGCTGGCCGGGATCTCAGCCACCACGCTGACTGACAAGCTCAAATTTAGTGACCTCCAGGAGTTTGGGACGATGCTCTCACCGCTGCACTTCCTGGACAGTCTGGGGAAAAGGCCCCTAGTCATCAAAACAGAG AGGGACGATGACAACGATAGGAGGAAACGGAGGCGAGAGAAGAACAAAGTGGCTGCAGCTCGATGtcgaaacaaaaagaaagagaggaccGATTATCTACAACAG GAGTCGGAGCGACTAGAGATGTTGAATTCCGACCTGAAAGCGCAGATTGAGGAGCTGAAGCAGGAGCGCCAGCAACTCATGCTCCTGCTCAACCGCCACCGCCCCACGTGTATTGTCAGGACAGATAGCGTCAAAACCCCGGAGAGCGAGGCGAAccccctgctgcagcagctggaggacaaGTGA